The segment TGGAGAGAGAACTTTTAGACCTTGTAAGCAAAAAAGGAAAAGCAGGTGGAGGATACTGTACATATATAAGTAAATATAAGTCTCCATTTATATTTTCAAATTTTAATGGAACTTCAGGAGATGTAGATGTACTTACTCATGAAGCAGGTCATGCATTTCAAGTGTATTCAAGTAGAGAATATGAAGTACCTGAGTATAATTGGCCAACTCTTGAAGCTTGTGAGATACATTCAATGAGTATGGAATTTTTTGCTTGGCCTTGGATGAAATTATTTTTTAAGGAAGATGAATTTAAATATAAATTTGCTCATTTAAGTGGTGCACTTTTATTTATTCCATATGGAGTTACAGTTGATGAATTTCAACACTGGGTTTATGAAAATCCACAGGCTACTCCAGAAGAAAGAAAAAGAGCATGGAGAGATATTGAGAAAAAATATCTGCCTCATAGAGATTATGCTGATAATGACTTTTTAAATAGAGGAGGATATTGGTTTAGACAAGGACATATTTTTAATAATCCATTTTATTATATAGATTATACATTAGCACAAGTTTGTGCACTTCAGTTTTGGATAAAATCGATGGAAAACAGAGATAAGGCTTGGAATGATTATTTAAGATTGTGCAGGGCTGGAGGAAGTAAGTCATTTTTGGAATTAGTTGAGCTTGCTGATTTAAGAAATCCTTTTGAAGATGGATGCATTAAATCTGTTATTGGACCAGTTGAAGATTGGCTAGATAGTATTGATGACAAAAATTTATAAATATTTTAATGTAAAATTTTTACTTTTTTAGATAATATAAAAAATAAAACTCCTTTTTAGTTAAAATTTATAAATAAGATTAAAACTAAAAAGGAGTTTTATTGTGGATTAATATACAAGACTATCCATGACTAAGGATAGCCTTGCTTGAGGGGTTAAGGGGTCTAATTATTATTTTTCAATAGATACTCTTCCAAAATACCAGTAGCTCATGCTATTTTTCTGCCAACCTTTTACATAATCTTTTACCATTACTGGGTCAGTATAGTAAAAAATAGGTGTAACAGGCATTTCTTTCATTAATATATCTTGAGCTTTATAAAGTAATTCATCTCTTTCTGTACCTTTAACTAATCTAGATTTTGCAATGAGCTCATCATATTCTTTATTTGACCAGTGAGGAGCGTTGTTTGCTGAATTAGTAGTAAATAGTTCTAAAAGTCCAACTGGGTCTGGGTAGTCTGAAATATATCCACCTCTAGCTATATCAAAATTTCCTTGTTTTCTTGTATCTTGAAATACTGCCCATTCTTGATTGGCAAGTCTTATATTTATACCTAAATTTTTCTTCCACATTTCTTGTATAGCTTCTGCTATTGCTTTGTGACTTTCACTTGTATTATATAATAATGTTATTTCAGGGAATCCTTTACCATCGGGGTATCCTGCCTTGGCAAGAAGTTTTTTAGCTTCTTCAATATTTCCGCCATCTACATTTATACCATAATCACCTGCTGTTTTGTTAAAATCTCTACCTTGAGAGTCTTTGAGTCCTGCAGGATTAAATCCAGTTGCAGGTATTTCTCCACTTCTTTTTACATTTTCAGTTATGGCTTTTCTATCTATAGCTAAAGCTAGAGCTCGTCTTACTTTAACATCATCAGTAGGTGGCCTATTTACATTAAATATTAAGTAGTAAGTTCCAAGCATAGGTAGTACATGAAATGTAGAATCTTCTCCCATCAATCTAGGAATTTCTTGAGAAGGTATATTACCTATTATATCAATTTCACCAGATTCATATGCAGTAAGAGCTGTTGAGGCTTC is part of the Caminicella sporogenes DSM 14501 genome and harbors:
- a CDS encoding peptide ABC transporter substrate-binding protein — its product is MFKRKFVLTLTVLLILTTVLSGCGSSKTTQQPQEKNETSNNEPVVLNFNLAADPRTIDPGLNDAIDGSHVINNTFEGLMREIDGKLENAMAEKVDISDDGTVYTFHIRDAKWSDGKPVRAQDFEYAWKRVLDPSTAAPYSYHMFYIKNAKAYYEGKAKIEDVGIKAIDDKTFKVTLETPTSYFLSLITRPAFMPVRKDIVEKAPETWAKDPNLAVSNGPFILADYKTADKLVLKKNPNYWAADTVKIDQINYLMIIEASTALTAYESGEIDIIGNIPSQEIPRLMGEDSTFHVLPMLGTYYLIFNVNRPPTDDVKVRRALALAIDRKAITENVKRSGEIPATGFNPAGLKDSQGRDFNKTAGDYGINVDGGNIEEAKKLLAKAGYPDGKGFPEITLLYNTSESHKAIAEAIQEMWKKNLGINIRLANQEWAVFQDTRKQGNFDIARGGYISDYPDPVGLLELFTTNSANNAPHWSNKEYDELIAKSRLVKGTERDELLYKAQDILMKEMPVTPIFYYTDPVMVKDYVKGWQKNSMSYWYFGRVSIEK